A genomic segment from Methanomicrobium sp. W14 encodes:
- a CDS encoding DUF6079 family protein translates to MKYKDLINFQPIESVIKLVDSEKKSTAIQLVRDYVISGEMSERLTSLVFPQVQFGSPCDNKGIFIVGNYGTGKSHLMSVISSIAEDETLLEELSNKDISESAKSIAGKFIAIRSEIGASEMSLRDIITGELEEKLRNYGINYSFPPANTIPNHISSFEEMMSLFHQKYPDKGLLLVVDELLDYLRTRKEQALILDLNFLREIGEITKSLRFRFIAGLQEAIFDNDRFSFVANSLLRVKDRFEQVHIARNDVKYVVSNRLLKKNADQMQKIREYLSPFAMYYSDMNERMDDFVSLFPVHPDYINTFEHVTIVEKREVLKTLSLSMRNILEDSLPDDRPGLIAYDSYWKVLTDNSSIRTIPEVREVIDCSDVLKTRIEQAFTKPLYKPIALRIIAGLSVHRLTTGDIYAKVGATPEELRDSLCLYDSNIAQLGGDPADDLLSHVETVLREIHKTVNGQFISSNPDNRQFYLDLKKTEDYDAIIEKKAETLDDNILDRYYASALSQLMECSTQTYRTGFNIWEYELEWHEKRASRMGYLFFGVPNERSTTVPERDFYLYFIQPYDPPKFKDEKKSDEVFFRLKNPDTEFLLALKKYAGAGELAGTSSGSAKSTYHSKAEENLRKLVSWLSKNLYSAYEITYQGETKSLVEWKSNRSLKDFSTGGSEKIVNFRDLINTVAGTCLEPHFSDIAPDYPVFSVMVRNDSRKQAAKDALRLIANQSRTKQAIAVSDALELLDGERLAPERSRYVQFILNLMREKGAGQVLNRNEILNDDLGLEYMDPEGARLEPEWVVVLLSAIVYSGDGVLAIPGQKFDSTSVDKLASVSVEDLINFKHIEPPKEWNLPVLKSLCELFDLPSGKGQLLSQGKDDVVADIQVKASERIKEILEIKQNTSMGITLWGEDLISKTILEEKIAALDAAKNFFESVQNYKTPGSFKNFKYSVSDISDISSKYRVVSELKNYIDYISKFGQICGWLTTAKEILPYDNTWIETADSVKSRVINDIRSMKPEELKRYASELSSELNKLKENYINIYIKLHSSARLGMNEDGRKNALINDSRLKTADALSVISLIPKKEIKDFRDKLGSLNTCYELLKEDLDKNPVCPHCGFRPSVEAKSEFGNISSGIILDSLDEDLDNILEQWTAILHTNLKDPMSLKAVKLLNADEAEAVEDFISTGILPNHVDSEFTGTVDRILSGLKGINITSNEVFSALKKSGGAATPDELKKVFNDFIDDKIKGQDRSKVRFVLE, encoded by the coding sequence ATGAAGTATAAGGATTTAATTAATTTTCAACCAATCGAGTCAGTAATAAAACTTGTTGATTCTGAAAAAAAATCTACCGCAATTCAGTTAGTCAGAGATTATGTTATCTCTGGTGAGATGTCTGAAAGATTAACATCTCTTGTTTTTCCACAGGTTCAGTTTGGTTCTCCCTGTGACAATAAAGGTATTTTTATTGTTGGAAATTATGGTACAGGTAAGTCTCACCTGATGTCTGTTATTTCATCAATAGCCGAGGATGAAACATTACTTGAAGAATTGTCAAACAAGGATATTTCAGAGTCCGCAAAAAGTATTGCAGGAAAATTCATTGCAATCAGAAGTGAAATAGGGGCATCTGAAATGTCACTTCGTGACATAATTACGGGCGAACTTGAAGAGAAATTAAGAAATTATGGTATAAATTATTCATTCCCCCCTGCAAATACAATTCCAAATCATATCAGTTCTTTTGAAGAGATGATGTCTCTTTTCCACCAGAAGTATCCTGATAAAGGTCTGCTGCTTGTTGTGGATGAATTGCTCGATTATCTGCGAACAAGAAAAGAACAGGCACTTATTCTGGATCTAAATTTTTTACGTGAGATAGGTGAAATAACAAAGTCACTCAGGTTCAGGTTTATTGCAGGACTGCAAGAGGCTATTTTTGATAATGATCGCTTCTCTTTTGTTGCGAACAGTCTTTTAAGAGTAAAAGATCGCTTTGAACAGGTCCATATTGCCAGAAATGATGTAAAATATGTTGTATCCAATCGTCTTTTAAAGAAAAATGCCGATCAGATGCAGAAAATCAGGGAATATCTCTCTCCTTTTGCTATGTATTATAGTGATATGAATGAAAGGATGGATGATTTTGTTAGCCTTTTTCCTGTTCACCCGGATTATATCAATACATTTGAACATGTGACTATTGTAGAAAAAAGAGAGGTATTAAAGACTCTGTCATTGAGTATGCGAAATATTCTTGAAGATTCTCTACCTGATGACAGGCCAGGTCTTATTGCATATGATTCTTACTGGAAAGTTCTTACGGATAATTCATCAATAAGAACAATTCCTGAAGTAAGAGAAGTTATTGACTGTAGTGATGTCCTTAAAACGAGGATTGAACAGGCATTTACTAAACCCCTATATAAGCCAATTGCCCTTCGGATTATAGCCGGACTTTCTGTCCACAGACTTACAACGGGTGATATTTATGCAAAAGTTGGGGCAACTCCCGAAGAGTTAAGGGACAGTCTTTGCCTTTATGATAGTAATATAGCACAACTTGGAGGAGATCCCGCCGATGATCTTTTATCACACGTTGAAACTGTTTTAAGAGAGATTCATAAGACCGTAAACGGTCAGTTTATCTCTTCAAATCCAGATAACCGGCAATTTTATCTGGATTTAAAAAAGACCGAAGATTATGATGCCATAATTGAAAAGAAAGCTGAGACTCTTGATGACAATATTCTTGACAGGTATTACGCTTCTGCATTAAGTCAGCTGATGGAATGTTCAACCCAGACTTATCGTACCGGTTTTAATATATGGGAATATGAGCTTGAATGGCATGAAAAACGTGCATCAAGAATGGGATATCTTTTCTTTGGTGTTCCAAATGAGCGTTCAACAACAGTTCCGGAACGTGATTTTTATCTTTATTTCATCCAACCTTATGATCCTCCTAAATTTAAGGATGAAAAGAAATCAGATGAGGTATTTTTCAGGCTGAAAAATCCTGATACTGAATTTCTGTTAGCTTTAAAAAAATACGCAGGTGCAGGTGAACTTGCAGGAACATCCTCAGGATCAGCTAAATCAACATATCATTCAAAAGCAGAAGAGAATCTGCGAAAACTAGTTAGCTGGCTTTCAAAAAATCTGTACTCAGCTTATGAAATAACATATCAGGGTGAAACAAAATCGCTGGTTGAATGGAAATCCAACAGGTCACTAAAGGATTTCTCCACAGGAGGTTCAGAGAAAATTGTCAATTTCCGCGACCTGATTAATACTGTAGCAGGAACATGTCTTGAACCGCATTTTTCAGATATAGCTCCTGACTACCCTGTCTTTTCAGTAATGGTCCGCAATGACAGTAGAAAACAGGCTGCAAAAGATGCCTTGCGGCTTATTGCAAACCAGTCCAGGACCAAGCAAGCTATTGCAGTTTCAGACGCACTTGAACTTCTTGATGGTGAAAGACTTGCTCCTGAAAGATCCCGATATGTACAATTTATTCTTAATCTGATGAGAGAGAAAGGAGCCGGACAGGTATTAAACCGCAATGAAATTCTAAATGATGATTTGGGTCTTGAGTATATGGACCCTGAAGGGGCAAGGCTTGAACCAGAATGGGTTGTTGTTCTGCTCTCTGCAATTGTCTATTCAGGTGACGGAGTTTTGGCAATTCCCGGCCAGAAATTTGATTCAACTTCGGTTGATAAGCTGGCCTCGGTTTCTGTTGAGGATCTCATCAACTTTAAACATATTGAACCTCCAAAAGAATGGAATCTGCCTGTATTAAAATCACTTTGTGAACTTTTCGACCTGCCTTCGGGAAAGGGACAGCTTTTATCACAGGGCAAAGATGATGTAGTTGCAGATATTCAGGTTAAAGCTTCTGAAAGGATAAAGGAGATACTTGAAATCAAGCAGAATACTTCAATGGGAATTACTCTATGGGGTGAAGATTTAATATCAAAAACAATCCTTGAAGAGAAGATTGCTGCTCTAGATGCGGCAAAGAATTTCTTTGAATCTGTACAAAACTACAAGACTCCAGGCTCTTTTAAGAATTTTAAGTACAGTGTCTCCGATATATCTGATATAAGCAGTAAATACAGAGTTGTTTCTGAATTAAAGAATTATATTGATTATATCAGTAAATTCGGGCAGATCTGCGGATGGTTAACTACAGCAAAAGAAATTCTGCCTTACGATAATACATGGATAGAAACTGCTGATTCCGTTAAATCACGGGTTATTAATGATATTCGCAGTATGAAACCGGAAGAGTTGAAAAGATATGCTTCGGAGTTATCATCTGAGCTTAATAAATTAAAGGAAAATTACATCAATATCTACATAAAGCTGCATTCAAGTGCCAGGCTTGGAATGAATGAGGATGGAAGAAAGAATGCACTGATAAATGACAGCAGATTAAAAACTGCAGATGCCCTTTCTGTTATATCTCTAATTCCAAAAAAGGAGATTAAGGATTTCAGGGATAAGCTTGGCAGTCTTAATACATGCTATGAGTTATTAAAAGAAGATCTGGATAAAAATCCGGTATGCCCTCACTGTGGTTTCAGGCCGTCTGTTGAAGCAAAATCTGAATTTGGAAATATCTCCTCAGGAATTATTCTGGATAGTCTTGATGAGGACTTAGATAATATCCTAGAACAGTGGACAGCAATTCTTCATACAAACCTTAAAGATCCAATGTCACTGAAGGCTGTAAAATTGTTAAATGCCGATGAAGCAGAAGCAGTTGAAGACTTTATTTCAACAGGCATTCTTCCAAATCACGTTGACAGTGAATTTACAGGGACAGTTGACAGAATTTTATCAGGTCTTAAGGGAATTAACATAACATCTAATGAAGTATTTAGTGCTCTTAAAAAATCAGGCGGCGCTGCAACTCCTGATGAGTTAAAGAAAGTCTTTAATGATTTTATTGATGACAAAATCAAGGGGCAGGACAGGTCAAAGGTCAGGTTTGTTCTGGAGTGA
- the brxF gene encoding BREX-3 system P-loop-containing protein BrxF produces the protein MKNKIIQEIERSRTQYNRLILIIGPSDSGKTDLLRKIGQETGSSILNVNLELSKLLLDMSKRQRMLNASKTLYDIIKQNCESEDVILLDNSEILFDTELKIDPLKLLQELARNYCIVATWNGIIEDNSLIYGKSGHPEYRKYNADGLIKFTMDKN, from the coding sequence ATGAAAAATAAAATTATTCAGGAAATTGAAAGGTCCAGAACCCAATATAACCGATTAATACTGATAATAGGACCATCTGATAGTGGAAAAACAGATCTTTTAAGAAAAATCGGCCAGGAAACAGGTTCATCAATTCTTAATGTTAATTTGGAATTATCAAAACTTCTTCTTGATATGTCAAAACGGCAGAGAATGCTAAATGCATCAAAAACTCTCTATGACATTATAAAACAAAACTGTGAGTCAGAAGATGTTATTCTTCTGGACAATTCTGAAATTCTTTTTGATACAGAATTAAAAATAGATCCGCTTAAGCTTCTTCAGGAGTTGGCAAGAAATTATTGTATAGTTGCAACCTGGAATGGCATCATTGAAGACAACTCATTAATCTATGGTAAGTCCGGACATCCTGAATACCGGAAATATAATGCAGACGGTTTGATCAAATTTACTATGGATAAGAATTAA
- a CDS encoding uracil-DNA glycosylase family protein yields the protein MSFDNYFKTISKMNKSNACPDECEFKRLSAIPAVWVPPPQNNPFIGMIISRDPTTAFIPYYNDAKSKSFLSWREDLFNSNAIPDWIYMRIEYFNRKYMENLLSNDELANFRKALFQSVYWTHLHKCCTEKLAKVSPKFNPKNAGYCADWWLHSEIESAASDNIRFIITLGKDVERWFEKSGNSILENKSIHLYHLPHPSRANMASWSPKDEQAKRILKEKIENLVFECQKIQ from the coding sequence ATGAGCTTTGATAATTATTTTAAAACAATATCTAAAATGAATAAATCTAATGCATGCCCGGATGAATGTGAATTCAAAAGGCTCTCTGCCATCCCTGCAGTCTGGGTTCCTCCGCCACAGAATAACCCTTTTATTGGAATGATAATATCCAGAGATCCAACCACAGCGTTTATTCCATACTACAATGATGCAAAATCAAAGAGCTTCTTATCGTGGAGGGAGGATCTTTTTAATTCAAATGCCATCCCTGATTGGATATATATGCGTATTGAATATTTCAACAGGAAATATATGGAAAATTTACTCTCAAATGATGAACTGGCGAATTTTAGGAAGGCCCTTTTTCAGTCCGTTTACTGGACACACCTCCATAAATGCTGTACAGAGAAACTTGCAAAGGTATCACCTAAATTTAATCCGAAAAACGCAGGATACTGTGCAGACTGGTGGCTACATTCAGAGATTGAATCGGCTGCTTCTGATAACATTCGGTTTATCATAACGCTTGGAAAAGATGTAGAGCGATGGTTTGAGAAGAGTGGTAATAGTATTCTTGAAAACAAAAGCATTCACCTGTATCATCTTCCTCATCCGTCTAGAGCGAATATGGCGTCATGGTCTCCCAAAGATGAACAGGCAAAAAGAATACTCAAAGAGAAAATAGAAAATCTTGTTTTTGAGTGTCAAAAAATTCAATAA
- the mtrH gene encoding tetrahydromethanopterin S-methyltransferase subunit H produces MFKFEKEQTVHDFNGTKIGGQPGEYPRVLSASIFYNKHETVIDDEKGVIDKDRAEALWNRCLELSDITGNPHFCQIISETGEAFESYFQWFDSIDNKSAFLMDSSNPAALVHACEYVTEVGLADRAIYNSINGSILPENIEALKKSDVDAAIVLAFNPGDPTVRGREQVLTEGGVAGQEKSMISIAEDCGINRIILDTAATPLGLGSGGAYREILACKAIHGLPTGGAYHNMTVSWPWLKRWRKKTLYEQYEGKDLLLEQMSHHYFGGIEGIRQAAWSSPDIGCNIMAATLGADLIMYGPIENCEAAATAIAFSDIVLAEAGKEFGLEPQVDTHPLLHLV; encoded by the coding sequence ATGTTCAAATTTGAAAAAGAGCAAACGGTACATGATTTCAACGGTACCAAGATTGGTGGGCAGCCCGGGGAATACCCGAGGGTGCTTAGCGCTTCAATCTTCTACAACAAGCATGAGACTGTTATAGATGATGAGAAGGGCGTAATTGACAAGGACAGAGCAGAGGCGCTCTGGAACAGGTGTCTTGAACTTTCAGACATTACTGGAAATCCACACTTTTGCCAGATCATCTCTGAGACAGGTGAAGCGTTTGAGAGCTACTTCCAGTGGTTTGACTCTATAGACAACAAGTCAGCGTTCCTTATGGATTCCTCGAACCCTGCCGCACTTGTACATGCGTGTGAGTATGTTACCGAGGTAGGTCTTGCGGATCGTGCAATCTACAATTCTATTAATGGCTCTATTCTGCCCGAAAACATTGAGGCATTAAAGAAGAGTGATGTTGATGCGGCTATTGTTCTCGCATTCAACCCGGGTGACCCTACGGTTCGCGGAAGAGAGCAGGTATTGACTGAGGGTGGCGTTGCTGGACAGGAAAAATCGATGATCTCAATTGCAGAGGATTGTGGAATCAATCGTATTATTCTGGATACGGCAGCAACACCTCTTGGTCTTGGTTCAGGCGGTGCATACCGTGAGATCCTTGCATGCAAAGCAATTCACGGTCTGCCAACAGGCGGTGCATACCACAACATGACCGTTTCATGGCCATGGCTCAAGCGCTGGAGAAAGAAGACACTCTACGAGCAGTATGAAGGCAAGGACCTTCTCCTTGAACAGATGTCCCACCACTACTTCGGCGGAATTGAAGGTATCAGGCAGGCTGCATGGTCTTCACCTGATATCGGATGCAACATCATGGCGGCAACTCTTGGTGCCGACCTGATTATGTACGGACCTATCGAGAACTGTGAGGCGGCAGCGACTGCTATTGCATTCTCTGATATCGTTCTTGCTGAAGCCGGAAAGGAGTTCGGTCTCGAACCCCAGGTGGATACCCATCCGCTCCTGCACCTTGTATAA
- the mtrA gene encoding tetrahydromethanopterin S-methyltransferase subunit A — protein sequence MADKKSPASGWPKIQGDYHTGDTNSSVVVVTMGSHLDEQAVCDAGAAMCGSCKTENLGLEKIVANVIANPNIRFLVTCGTEVKGHLSGQCLKALHTGGVEGGKIVGAQGAIPFIENLTADAIGRFQDQVEVVDIMETEDLGTIKAKIDELSARDPGAFDAEPMIVEVKESGDADGGAVVATANPQFLEIEARLNEIEKKLEFADAEIAQRAGRKIGRDIGILYGLTAGIIVFMMLLVLLPKLMAMI from the coding sequence ATGGCCGACAAGAAATCACCGGCGTCCGGATGGCCAAAAATACAGGGTGACTACCACACGGGTGATACCAACAGTTCTGTTGTTGTCGTTACGATGGGTTCACACCTTGACGAACAGGCCGTTTGTGATGCGGGCGCTGCCATGTGCGGCTCCTGCAAAACAGAAAACCTCGGTCTGGAGAAAATTGTTGCAAATGTTATCGCAAACCCGAACATCCGTTTCCTTGTCACATGCGGAACGGAGGTAAAGGGTCACCTCTCCGGTCAGTGCTTAAAGGCCCTTCACACAGGTGGTGTTGAGGGCGGAAAGATTGTCGGGGCACAGGGTGCAATTCCATTCATTGAGAATCTTACAGCAGATGCAATCGGGCGTTTCCAGGATCAGGTTGAAGTGGTTGATATCATGGAAACCGAGGATCTTGGTACAATCAAAGCCAAAATCGATGAACTCTCGGCCCGTGATCCCGGAGCCTTTGACGCTGAACCGATGATAGTTGAGGTCAAAGAGTCCGGAGATGCAGACGGAGGCGCCGTTGTTGCAACCGCAAATCCGCAGTTCCTTGAGATTGAGGCACGCCTCAACGAAATCGAAAAGAAGCTTGAATTTGCAGATGCTGAAATTGCCCAGCGTGCAGGACGTAAAATTGGCCGTGATATCGGTATTCTTTACGGTCTTACAGCAGGCATTATTGTATTCATGATGTTGCTGGTATTACTCCCGAAACTTATGGCAATGATTTAA
- a CDS encoding tetrahydromethanopterin S-methyltransferase subunit F, with protein sequence MSDEEKSGPAIIRMAAIDDMIEDMRYKGQIMARTNKLESGIMGAGITGFAIGLILSLLLVLVPVFLMGGV encoded by the coding sequence ATGTCAGATGAAGAGAAATCAGGTCCGGCAATTATCAGGATGGCAGCAATTGATGACATGATCGAGGATATGCGCTACAAGGGTCAGATTATGGCCAGGACAAACAAGCTTGAGTCCGGCATAATGGGAGCAGGCATTACAGGATTTGCTATAGGTCTTATACTGTCGCTTCTTCTGGTTCTTGTACCGGTGTTTCTGATGGGAGGCGTCTGA
- the mtrA gene encoding tetrahydromethanopterin S-methyltransferase subunit A encodes MADKKSPASGWPKIQGDYHAGDANSPVVVVTMGSHLDEQAVCDAGAAMCGSCKTENLGLEKIVANVVANPNIRFLVTCGTEVKGHLSGQCLKALHANGVEGGKIVGATGAIPFIENLTPEVIKRFQDQIEMVDIMETEDLGTIKAKIDELTARDPGAFEGDAMVVEVKEGGDDAGESEGEEVPMSAELALIHARMKTIQMMITDIGYRDRFSAGVYSGKVEGLMIGLIVSFVILGFMLMG; translated from the coding sequence ATGGCAGATAAAAAATCTCCGGCCTCAGGATGGCCAAAAATACAGGGTGACTACCACGCGGGCGATGCCAACAGTCCTGTTGTCGTTGTAACAATGGGTTCACACCTTGACGAACAGGCAGTCTGTGATGCAGGCGCTGCAATGTGCGGTTCCTGTAAGACTGAAAACCTGGGTCTTGAAAAAATAGTCGCAAACGTTGTTGCAAACCCGAACATCCGTTTTCTTGTCACATGCGGAACGGAGGTAAAGGGTCACCTCTCCGGTCAGTGCTTAAAAGCCCTTCATGCAAACGGTGTTGAGGGCGGAAAGATTGTCGGAGCAACTGGTGCAATTCCGTTCATCGAAAATCTTACACCTGAAGTAATCAAGCGTTTCCAGGACCAGATCGAAATGGTCGACATTATGGAGACCGAGGATCTGGGCACAATCAAAGCCAAAATCGATGAGCTCACAGCCCGCGATCCGGGTGCGTTTGAGGGCGACGCCATGGTTGTCGAGGTTAAGGAAGGCGGCGACGATGCCGGCGAGTCGGAAGGCGAGGAAGTGCCGATGTCAGCTGAACTTGCTCTTATCCACGCAAGGATGAAGACAATTCAGATGATGATTACAGATATCGGCTACCGTGACCGCTTCTCGGCAGGTGTATACTCAGGAAAAGTTGAAGGACTCATGATCGGTCTGATCGTGTCTTTTGTCATACTTGGCTTCATGCTAATGGGGTGA
- the mtrB gene encoding tetrahydromethanopterin S-methyltransferase subunit MtrB, whose amino-acid sequence MGYIQVLPEFGLVADPMVGVVTTAGVSLAPVIDQVGELENITDDIVGMLSGEGSFLSSFPHREKSLVYAGSVTAMWYGIAVGLIVAGLIAFALL is encoded by the coding sequence ATGGGATACATTCAAGTGCTTCCGGAATTCGGTCTTGTTGCAGACCCGATGGTCGGTGTTGTCACAACAGCCGGAGTTTCGCTGGCTCCCGTTATCGATCAGGTCGGAGAGCTTGAGAATATAACCGATGATATCGTCGGAATGCTCTCGGGCGAAGGAAGCTTCCTTTCATCGTTTCCGCACAGGGAGAAGTCCCTTGTATATGCGGGAAGCGTCACTGCAATGTGGTATGGTATAGCTGTCGGATTAATCGTCGCGGGGTTGATAGCCTTTGCGCTGCTTTGA
- the mtrC gene encoding tetrahydromethanopterin S-methyltransferase subunit MtrC — protein sequence MTVQITASEGGMSHNKVLAIGLVGAVVCMYLTYLNALTGTEVFSFFGGLAAVFALWWGTDTIKHLCSYGLGTGVPSAGMIALGSGLVAMIFATKLSSMGIISSALVIPIGCVVIAGILGAILGYIANNIVNMSIPVMVSSIAELCIVGAVTILGLSAMATGSFVFADLASGQVAFFGITVANYQASLLGGGVIAAIFMLGAIGVQHAFNACLGPNESQDRTLMLAAECGFLSMITVSIISFAFIGMGSAIVSFAVSVIGWVYTYYKYLEMSKRDAYMWLDAKPILEKEEA from the coding sequence ATGACAGTACAAATTACAGCTTCTGAAGGCGGGATGTCGCACAACAAAGTGCTGGCAATAGGCCTCGTTGGTGCAGTAGTCTGCATGTATCTTACGTACCTGAACGCATTAACCGGCACCGAGGTATTCTCGTTCTTTGGTGGTCTTGCAGCGGTATTCGCCCTGTGGTGGGGTACTGATACAATCAAACACCTGTGCAGCTATGGTCTTGGTACAGGTGTTCCGTCGGCAGGTATGATTGCACTTGGTTCAGGTCTCGTTGCAATGATCTTTGCGACAAAGCTCAGCTCAATGGGAATTATATCCTCAGCGCTTGTAATCCCTATAGGCTGTGTGGTAATTGCAGGGATTCTCGGGGCGATTCTCGGATACATTGCAAATAATATAGTAAACATGAGCATTCCGGTAATGGTCTCATCGATTGCAGAGCTCTGTATCGTAGGAGCAGTCACAATTCTCGGTCTCTCCGCGATGGCTACAGGAAGCTTTGTTTTTGCAGACCTTGCATCCGGTCAGGTGGCATTCTTCGGTATAACAGTTGCAAACTACCAGGCGTCCCTTCTGGGCGGCGGTGTTATAGCAGCTATTTTCATGCTTGGAGCAATTGGTGTCCAGCACGCTTTCAATGCATGTCTCGGACCTAACGAATCCCAGGACAGGACACTTATGCTTGCAGCAGAGTGCGGATTTTTGAGCATGATTACAGTTTCAATCATATCATTTGCATTCATTGGTATGGGCTCGGCAATCGTTTCGTTTGCTGTTTCTGTAATCGGATGGGTCTACACTTACTACAAATACCTTGAGATGTCAAAGCGTGATGCATACATGTGGCTTGATGCCAAGCCTATTCTTGAGAAGGAGGAGGCCTGA
- the mtrD gene encoding tetrahydromethanopterin S-methyltransferase subunit D, which translates to MTALGSGSGGGQGMKPVAVVVGLVILVVALAAVYFLAPGMAFMALIGVIIGGVLIGFGVHFVPVGGAPAAMGQSPGIATGVTMLAAGAGLAGLFGGAWAAELGFGVALAGGAIGGALMMAITCLMVNVVYVYAMGIPAASGKVAKDPITGDTFEAYKSQGTEGHGLPFVSYVGGVIGGLLGGLGGTLIYLELLGVYEASLPQLMGGSIDQIVPLAVGLAGIFAVGLFLVNAVIAAYNITGTIEGPHDPKFKRFPRAVIGCAIASAVCGLLAVMLVV; encoded by the coding sequence ATGACCGCTCTCGGATCAGGCTCAGGCGGAGGACAGGGGATGAAACCTGTAGCAGTTGTTGTGGGTCTTGTTATTCTTGTTGTCGCTCTTGCGGCGGTGTACTTCCTTGCTCCGGGCATGGCTTTCATGGCGCTTATCGGCGTTATTATAGGCGGTGTCCTGATAGGATTCGGTGTTCACTTTGTTCCTGTCGGAGGAGCTCCGGCAGCTATGGGACAGTCACCCGGTATTGCTACAGGTGTTACAATGCTTGCAGCGGGTGCAGGTCTTGCCGGTCTCTTCGGCGGAGCCTGGGCGGCAGAGCTCGGCTTTGGCGTCGCTCTCGCAGGAGGAGCAATCGGCGGTGCACTCATGATGGCAATCACCTGTCTTATGGTAAATGTTGTATACGTTTATGCAATGGGTATTCCGGCAGCATCCGGAAAGGTTGCAAAAGATCCTATTACAGGCGATACATTTGAAGCGTACAAGTCACAGGGTACAGAAGGACACGGTCTTCCGTTTGTCTCATATGTCGGCGGTGTAATAGGCGGTCTTCTCGGCGGTCTTGGAGGAACTCTCATTTACCTTGAGCTTCTCGGAGTTTACGAGGCTTCACTTCCGCAGTTAATGGGCGGCTCTATTGACCAGATTGTTCCTCTTGCGGTAGGACTTGCAGGCATTTTTGCAGTAGGTCTTTTCCTTGTCAACGCTGTTATTGCAGCATACAATATTACAGGAACTATCGAAGGTCCGCACGACCCGAAGTTTAAGAGATTCCCTAGGGCAGTAATCGGCTGTGCAATTGCATCCGCTGTATGCGGTCTGCTTGCCGTTATGCTGGTGGTGTGA